One region of Anaeromyxobacter paludicola genomic DNA includes:
- a CDS encoding alkaline phosphatase family protein, which yields MRSRLAWVVALAAAAPLAGCSTSSASAPDPTRTIIMVWDGLRPDAIDAATTPNLYALRQAGTWFADNHSTFPTFTMMNGSSFATGAFPKTSGFYGNTFWTPPQGSAATVPAGNSAGGTAQDYQDPVFTEDYQVLSTLQSYYGDQLLLVKSLFATAQAAGLVTATIGKSGAAYIQDLGRGGYFLDENTVMPRSLVTELQAAGLAVPANTVKGYSGADAVTLAAANGTPTARAGYVTFNTTAYDPAGSIAIASRDATDTTQGAPEDAANKYMLGVFTQYLLPNKKPMLSLIWFRTPDNVEHGYGPGTANSQAGLRSQDARLGELLAALKANGLDKTTNVVVVSDHGHSSVSGPLALYPLRAITPSPTPPSGAAVNGATSGTSAATLGAVSATGYSFSGDVRSADLLTYRGFSAYDGAGCATDSMYGLDAAGKPTLPVQVDATGALCGTAGARYQAISATLPTPVARFTVPAPGSLPANAIVVATNGGADYFYVPGHDPATVRSLVSFLQRREEYGAIFVDSRYGAIPGTLTLAQVYLENVSRQGNGQPDVVVSFAWDDTAAVQGVPGIEFESFGAGQRGMHGSFGTTDVHNTLVASGPSFRAGATVAQPSGNVDVAPTVAYLLGLSLPQADGRVLDEALVHPRSGASPSVSSSTVTSTAATGLTFELPTDPTGRTPDPALAQGTYAIELSVKDLTVDGKTFRYFDHAKAVRR from the coding sequence ATGAGATCGCGCCTCGCCTGGGTCGTCGCGCTCGCCGCCGCCGCTCCGCTCGCCGGCTGCTCCACCTCCTCGGCCTCCGCGCCGGATCCGACCCGGACCATCATCATGGTCTGGGACGGGCTGCGGCCCGACGCGATCGACGCGGCCACCACGCCGAACCTCTACGCCCTCCGCCAGGCGGGGACCTGGTTCGCGGACAACCACTCCACGTTCCCCACCTTCACGATGATGAACGGCTCCTCGTTCGCGACCGGGGCCTTCCCGAAGACGAGCGGCTTCTACGGCAACACCTTCTGGACCCCGCCCCAGGGCAGCGCCGCCACCGTCCCGGCCGGCAACTCCGCCGGGGGCACGGCGCAGGACTACCAGGACCCGGTGTTCACGGAGGACTACCAGGTCCTGAGCACGCTCCAGTCCTACTACGGCGACCAGCTCCTGCTCGTGAAGAGCCTCTTCGCCACCGCCCAGGCGGCCGGGCTCGTCACCGCGACCATCGGCAAGTCGGGCGCCGCCTACATCCAGGACCTCGGGCGCGGCGGCTACTTCCTCGACGAGAACACGGTGATGCCGCGGAGCCTCGTGACCGAGCTCCAGGCCGCCGGCCTCGCCGTCCCGGCCAACACCGTGAAGGGCTACTCCGGCGCCGACGCCGTCACCCTCGCGGCCGCCAACGGCACCCCCACCGCGCGCGCCGGCTACGTCACCTTCAACACCACCGCCTACGACCCGGCCGGCTCGATCGCGATCGCCTCGCGCGACGCGACCGACACCACCCAGGGTGCGCCGGAGGACGCGGCCAACAAGTACATGCTCGGCGTCTTCACGCAGTACCTCCTGCCCAACAAGAAGCCGATGCTGTCGCTCATCTGGTTCCGCACCCCCGACAACGTCGAGCACGGCTACGGCCCGGGCACCGCCAACAGCCAGGCCGGCCTGCGCTCGCAGGACGCCCGGCTCGGGGAACTCCTCGCCGCGCTCAAGGCCAACGGCCTCGACAAGACCACCAACGTCGTCGTCGTCTCGGATCACGGCCACAGCAGCGTCTCCGGCCCGCTCGCCCTCTACCCGCTGCGCGCCATCACGCCCTCCCCCACGCCGCCGTCCGGCGCCGCCGTGAACGGCGCGACGAGCGGCACGAGCGCCGCCACCCTCGGCGCGGTGAGCGCGACCGGGTACTCGTTCTCCGGCGACGTGCGCTCGGCCGACCTCCTCACCTACCGCGGCTTCAGCGCCTACGACGGCGCGGGCTGCGCGACCGACTCGATGTACGGCCTCGACGCCGCCGGGAAGCCGACCCTGCCGGTCCAGGTGGACGCCACGGGCGCGCTCTGCGGCACCGCGGGCGCGAGGTACCAGGCGATCAGCGCCACCCTGCCCACGCCGGTCGCGAGGTTCACCGTCCCCGCCCCCGGGAGCCTGCCCGCCAACGCCATCGTGGTCGCCACCAACGGCGGGGCGGACTACTTCTACGTCCCGGGGCACGACCCGGCGACGGTCCGGAGCCTGGTCTCGTTCCTCCAGCGCCGCGAGGAGTACGGCGCGATCTTCGTGGACAGCCGCTACGGGGCCATCCCGGGGACGCTCACGCTGGCGCAGGTCTACCTCGAGAACGTCAGCCGGCAGGGCAACGGCCAGCCCGACGTGGTGGTGTCGTTCGCCTGGGACGACACCGCGGCGGTCCAGGGCGTGCCGGGGATCGAGTTCGAGAGCTTCGGCGCCGGCCAGCGCGGCATGCACGGCAGCTTCGGCACCACCGACGTGCACAACACGCTGGTCGCGAGCGGCCCGTCGTTCCGCGCCGGGGCCACGGTCGCCCAGCCGTCCGGCAACGTGGACGTCGCGCCGACGGTGGCCTACCTCCTCGGCCTCTCGCTGCCGCAGGCGGACGGGCGCGTCCTCGACGAGGCCCTGGTCCACCCCCGGAGCGGCGCGTCCCCCAGCGTCAGCTCCTCCACGGTGACGAGCACCGCCGCGACCGGGCTCACCTTCGAGCTGCCGACCGATCCCACCGGCCGGACGCCGGATCCGGCGCTCGCGCAGGGCACCTACGCGATCGAGCTCTCGGTGAAGGACCTCACCGTGGACGGGAAGACCTTCCGGTACTTCGACCACGCGAAGGCCGTGCGGAGGTGA
- a CDS encoding AmpG family muropeptide MFS transporter, with product MAFLKNRRVQVVGLLSLASGMPLGWTFTTLQFWLVSLGIPKGTIGLLSAVSLPWSLKFLWSPLVDRYALPWPGRRRSWVVLSQLALAAMFGVLALYALRLSGLRDAGAPLATPAVAATVGLLALGVTFLSATQDIAYDAYCVEALHPDEQGPASGLKVMYYRLGMLVAGALAVSASDWLPWPVLFGILALLFAAFTGVTLLAPEPERPAAPPRSLARAVWEPLAAFFRRPGALTVLLFLVLYKYGDNLAGTMVNPFLKDLCFRNAEAGAAVKTLGTVATIAGAGLGAAVMSRIGLGRALWIFGLLQAGANLLYAGAALSRGAPMDVALCASLPPLSAATRAWVYVAIASEWGAQGMATSALLALILRACDKRYSATQYALLSSLFGLGRTLSGIPSGYLAQRLGYPAFFALAVAAAVPGLLLLQRIAPLGQREVPGAEAQPEA from the coding sequence GTGGCCTTCCTCAAGAACAGACGCGTCCAGGTGGTGGGGCTCCTCTCGCTCGCCTCGGGCATGCCCCTCGGCTGGACCTTCACCACGCTCCAGTTCTGGCTGGTGTCGCTCGGCATCCCCAAGGGGACCATCGGGCTCCTCTCGGCGGTCTCGCTCCCCTGGAGCCTCAAGTTCCTCTGGTCGCCGCTCGTGGACCGGTACGCGCTCCCCTGGCCCGGCCGGCGCCGCAGCTGGGTGGTGCTCTCGCAGCTCGCGCTCGCGGCCATGTTCGGCGTCCTCGCGCTCTACGCGCTCCGGCTCTCCGGGCTCCGGGACGCGGGCGCGCCGCTCGCCACCCCGGCCGTCGCCGCGACGGTGGGGCTCCTCGCGCTCGGCGTGACCTTCCTCTCCGCCACGCAGGACATCGCCTACGACGCCTACTGCGTCGAGGCGCTCCACCCCGACGAGCAGGGGCCGGCCTCCGGCCTCAAGGTGATGTACTACCGGCTGGGGATGCTGGTGGCGGGCGCCCTCGCGGTCTCGGCGTCCGACTGGCTGCCGTGGCCGGTGCTGTTCGGGATCCTGGCGCTGCTCTTCGCCGCCTTCACCGGCGTCACGCTCCTCGCGCCGGAGCCGGAGCGGCCGGCGGCGCCGCCGCGCTCGCTGGCGCGCGCCGTCTGGGAGCCGCTCGCCGCCTTCTTCCGGCGGCCGGGCGCGCTCACCGTGCTGCTCTTCCTCGTGCTCTACAAGTACGGGGACAACCTCGCCGGCACCATGGTGAACCCGTTCCTGAAGGACCTCTGCTTCCGGAACGCCGAGGCCGGCGCGGCGGTGAAGACGCTCGGCACCGTCGCCACCATCGCCGGCGCCGGGCTCGGGGCGGCGGTGATGAGCCGCATCGGGCTCGGGCGGGCGCTCTGGATCTTCGGCCTCCTGCAGGCCGGCGCCAACCTGCTCTACGCCGGCGCCGCCCTCTCGCGCGGCGCCCCCATGGACGTGGCGCTCTGCGCCTCGCTGCCGCCGCTCTCGGCCGCCACGCGCGCCTGGGTGTACGTGGCCATCGCGAGCGAGTGGGGGGCGCAGGGGATGGCCACCTCGGCGCTGCTGGCGCTCATCCTGCGCGCCTGCGACAAGCGCTACAGCGCGACGCAGTACGCGCTCCTCTCGAGCCTGTTCGGGCTCGGCCGCACCCTCTCCGGCATCCCCTCCGGCTACCTGGCGCAGCGGCTCGGCTATCCCGCCTTCTTCGCGCTGGCGGTGGCGGCGGCGGTCCCGGGCCTGCTCCTCCTGCAGCGGATCGCGCCGCTCGGGCAGCGGGAGGTGCCCGGGGCGGAGGCGCAGCCGGAGGCTTGA
- a CDS encoding M20 family peptidase, which produces MTSARPARARAATGAAERLSQAIRVRTVSAGDGAAPAEGAFAAFRDLLVASYPRAHETLAREVLGDGALLYAWPGAEPGLEPLLLLAHQDVVPVEAGTEADWSHPPFAGEVAGGFVWGRGALDDKAAVVAIFEAIESLVAEGFAPRRTVLVALGTDEEVGGAGGAAAIARTLRARGVRLAYALDEGLLVTEGILPGLAAPVALVGIAEKGMLTLELSVRAAGGHASMPPRRTAAGILALALARLERRPLPARLRGAGRAMLEALAPHLPGPARLALANLWAFEPLVRAALERRPETAALLRTTVAPTLLQAGVKENVLPATARAVLNVRVLPGESLAGVRRRIEEVVRDARVSLRVLEQGSEPSATSSVRSPGWRHLEGAIRACFPEVVVAPSLVLAAADSRHFRDLAGDVYHFRPWQLRAPDLPRIHGTDERIGVADLDRGVAFFRRLLREELPAAPPPASGGAR; this is translated from the coding sequence GTGACCTCGGCCCGCCCCGCCCGCGCGCGGGCCGCCACCGGCGCCGCGGAGCGGCTCTCCCAGGCCATCCGGGTCCGGACCGTGTCCGCCGGCGACGGGGCCGCGCCGGCGGAGGGCGCCTTCGCCGCCTTCCGCGACCTCCTCGTCGCGAGCTACCCGCGGGCGCACGAGACGCTCGCGCGCGAGGTGCTCGGCGACGGCGCGCTCCTGTACGCCTGGCCGGGCGCGGAGCCCGGGCTCGAGCCGCTGCTGCTCCTCGCCCACCAGGACGTGGTGCCCGTGGAGGCGGGCACCGAGGCGGACTGGTCGCACCCGCCGTTCGCGGGCGAGGTGGCCGGGGGCTTCGTCTGGGGGCGCGGGGCGCTCGACGACAAGGCGGCGGTGGTGGCCATCTTCGAGGCGATCGAGTCCCTGGTCGCGGAGGGCTTCGCGCCCCGGCGGACCGTGCTCGTCGCGCTCGGCACCGACGAGGAGGTCGGCGGGGCGGGGGGCGCCGCGGCCATCGCCCGGACCCTCCGCGCGCGGGGCGTGCGGCTCGCCTACGCGCTCGACGAGGGGCTCCTCGTGACCGAGGGGATCCTGCCCGGCCTCGCCGCGCCGGTCGCGCTGGTCGGGATCGCGGAGAAGGGGATGCTGACCCTCGAGCTCTCGGTCCGCGCCGCGGGCGGGCACGCCTCCATGCCTCCGCGCCGGACCGCCGCCGGCATCCTCGCGCTCGCGCTGGCGCGGCTCGAGCGCCGGCCGCTCCCGGCGCGGCTCCGCGGGGCGGGGCGCGCCATGCTGGAGGCGCTCGCGCCGCACCTGCCCGGCCCGGCCCGCCTGGCGCTCGCGAACCTGTGGGCCTTCGAGCCGCTGGTCCGGGCCGCGCTCGAGCGGCGGCCGGAGACCGCCGCGCTCCTGCGGACCACCGTGGCCCCGACCCTGCTCCAGGCGGGCGTGAAGGAGAACGTCCTCCCGGCCACGGCGCGCGCCGTCCTGAACGTCCGCGTCCTCCCCGGCGAGAGCCTCGCCGGCGTGCGGCGGCGCATCGAGGAGGTCGTGCGCGACGCGCGGGTGAGCCTGCGGGTCCTCGAGCAGGGCTCCGAGCCCTCCGCCACCTCGAGCGTCCGGTCCCCGGGCTGGCGGCACCTCGAGGGCGCCATCCGGGCCTGCTTCCCGGAGGTGGTGGTGGCGCCGTCGCTCGTGCTCGCCGCCGCCGACTCGCGCCACTTCCGCGACCTCGCCGGCGACGTCTACCACTTCCGCCCCTGGCAGCTCCGCGCCCCGGACCTCCCGCGCATCCACGGGACCGACGAGCGGATCGGCGTCGCCGACCTCGATCGCGGCGTGGCCTTCTTTCGGCGGCTCCTGCGCGAGGAGCTGCCCGCCGCGCCGCCGCCCGCCAGCGGCGGGGCGCGGTAG
- a CDS encoding alpha/beta hydrolase — MLEAMLVRLHSAIDRLAMWVEDRRDRPPQPYRAGSTGPLACFDPLGPLPPGPAGPGHWTAPSPRPAWPGDRMSARCFPARGARRGTVLLVPPWKIGDPGLVRGHARVFLEAGYDVWLVCPPHHLERAAGRKSGEGFVSLDLDAMRATFEQLVLELRVLAALAASRGEVGLAGLSLGALAAAFAATGPERLDFAALVAPPSLETVLAATPIGRRYRRLAEAAGTRVPSEAAIAEALAPFDPSRRPPTAERVFIAGALHDRVVPVEAPRALARRWGVPLKVYPRGHMTLLFLCRALRRDLFALAAGPHGDAGRPARAPGHLSSVR; from the coding sequence ATGCTCGAGGCGATGCTGGTCCGCCTCCACTCCGCGATCGATCGCCTGGCCATGTGGGTCGAGGACCGGCGGGATCGCCCGCCGCAGCCCTACCGGGCGGGCTCGACCGGCCCGCTGGCCTGCTTCGACCCCCTCGGCCCGTTGCCGCCCGGACCGGCCGGTCCCGGCCACTGGACCGCGCCGTCGCCGCGGCCGGCCTGGCCGGGGGACCGGATGTCGGCGCGCTGCTTCCCGGCGCGCGGCGCGCGGCGGGGGACGGTGCTCCTCGTGCCCCCGTGGAAGATCGGCGACCCCGGCCTGGTGCGCGGGCACGCCCGGGTGTTCCTCGAGGCCGGCTACGACGTCTGGCTGGTCTGCCCGCCCCACCACCTCGAGCGCGCCGCCGGCCGGAAGAGCGGCGAGGGGTTCGTGTCGCTCGACCTCGACGCGATGCGCGCCACCTTCGAGCAGCTCGTCCTCGAGCTCCGCGTGCTGGCGGCGCTGGCCGCGAGCCGCGGCGAGGTGGGGCTCGCCGGCCTCTCCCTCGGGGCCCTCGCCGCGGCGTTCGCCGCCACGGGGCCGGAGCGGCTCGACTTCGCCGCCCTGGTGGCGCCCCCGAGCCTGGAGACGGTCCTCGCCGCGACCCCCATCGGCCGCCGCTACCGGCGGCTGGCGGAGGCGGCGGGCACGCGCGTCCCCTCCGAGGCCGCGATCGCCGAGGCCCTCGCGCCCTTCGACCCGTCGCGCCGCCCGCCCACCGCGGAGCGGGTCTTCATCGCCGGCGCCCTGCACGACCGCGTGGTGCCCGTGGAGGCGCCGCGGGCGCTGGCCCGGCGCTGGGGCGTCCCGCTCAAGGTCTATCCGCGCGGGCACATGACGCTGCTCTTCCTCTGCCGCGCGCTCCGCCGGGATCTCTTCGCGCTCGCCGCGGGGCCGCACGGCGACGCCGGGCGCCCGGCGCGCGCGCCCGGCCACCTCTCGAGCGTGCGGTGA